In a single window of the Terrirubrum flagellatum genome:
- a CDS encoding Xaa-Pro peptidase family protein, translating into MASARLDALLLMQPENVQWAAGASPGVAANWRRAGAAIVIVPADPAAPLGAVVGDLQAKSFQAQSGIDRVRAQPIWVDATTLPGNVSDWRKSIGSGARPATFDADIAFAHARDLLGPLAKGRVGVEESFISAADMRALSAALPDANLVDASRDVERLRMVKHPQEIEWLSQGARAAEAGIRAMIGEVCAGVATSHLERVWREAALAEARKLAPSAAISTWAYISIGEDGFAPGGPAKTGDIIKADVGCVVNGYSSDCARTFAFGEPSAIASEIYAALLRAFHDALSLMKPGTPLSALHARATETMREAGFTSYGRGHFGHSCGASVWSEEAPFISADEPTPLERGMVMALETPWYVRGVGGFIIEDQFVIDGEDATPAWSLSRDLISL; encoded by the coding sequence ATGGCGTCCGCGCGGCTCGACGCATTGCTGCTCATGCAGCCTGAGAATGTGCAATGGGCGGCGGGCGCGTCGCCCGGCGTCGCCGCCAACTGGCGTCGCGCCGGCGCGGCGATCGTGATCGTTCCCGCCGATCCCGCAGCGCCTCTTGGCGCCGTCGTCGGCGATCTCCAGGCGAAGTCGTTTCAGGCGCAAAGCGGAATCGATCGCGTTCGCGCCCAACCCATCTGGGTCGATGCGACGACGCTGCCGGGCAACGTAAGCGATTGGCGGAAATCGATCGGCTCTGGCGCGCGGCCCGCGACCTTCGATGCTGATATCGCCTTCGCCCATGCGCGCGATCTCCTCGGACCTTTGGCGAAAGGCCGTGTCGGCGTTGAGGAATCTTTCATTTCCGCAGCCGATATGCGCGCGCTGTCGGCCGCGCTGCCGGATGCGAACCTCGTGGACGCCTCACGCGACGTCGAACGCTTGCGCATGGTCAAACATCCGCAAGAGATCGAGTGGCTCAGCCAGGGCGCGCGAGCCGCTGAAGCGGGAATACGCGCCATGATTGGCGAGGTTTGCGCCGGCGTCGCGACCTCTCATCTCGAAAGAGTCTGGCGCGAGGCGGCGCTGGCGGAGGCGAGGAAACTTGCGCCGTCAGCGGCGATCTCGACCTGGGCCTATATCTCGATCGGTGAAGACGGCTTCGCGCCGGGCGGCCCGGCGAAGACAGGCGACATCATCAAGGCCGATGTCGGCTGCGTCGTGAACGGCTATTCCTCGGATTGCGCCCGGACTTTCGCGTTTGGCGAGCCTTCGGCGATCGCAAGCGAAATCTATGCGGCGCTGCTGCGCGCATTTCACGATGCGCTTTCATTGATGAAGCCGGGAACGCCGCTATCCGCGCTGCACGCGCGCGCGACTGAGACCATGCGCGAGGCCGGCTTCACATCCTACGGCCGCGGCCATTTCGGCCATTCCTGCGGCGCCTCCGTGTGGAGCGAAGAGGCGCCGTTCATCAGCGCTGACGAGCCGACACCGCTTGAGCGCGGCATGGTCATGGCGCTGGAGACGCCGTGGTATGTGCGCGGCGTCGGCGGCTTCATCATCGAGGACCAGTTCGTCATCGATGGCGAGGACGCGACGCCGGCCTGGTCGCTGTCGCGCGACCTGATCAGCCTCTGA
- a CDS encoding ABC transporter ATP-binding protein yields the protein MTALDAMLSLVNVNTFYGAAQVHFDLSIAVPRGHIVCLLGGNASGKSTTMKIILGLVRPRSGDVIFDGQSTLGLTTPQIVRRGLASVPEARRLFADMTVRENILMGAFVRDDQPEVLRDLDKVVGLFPKLGERFSQRAGSLSGGEQQMVAMARALMSRPRMIVMDEPTMGLSPLYVDRVLELIEAINKDGVTIFMVEQNASLALAIAHDAYVLQTGRIVLSGLAKELRDDPRIRDAYLGGEEAARA from the coding sequence ATGACTGCTCTTGACGCGATGCTGAGCCTCGTCAACGTCAACACCTTCTATGGCGCGGCGCAGGTGCATTTCGATCTGTCGATCGCCGTGCCGCGCGGCCATATCGTCTGTCTGCTCGGCGGCAACGCCAGCGGCAAATCGACGACGATGAAGATCATTCTTGGTCTCGTGCGGCCACGCTCCGGCGATGTGATCTTCGACGGCCAGTCGACGCTGGGGCTAACGACGCCGCAGATCGTGCGCCGCGGCCTCGCCTCGGTGCCGGAAGCGCGGCGATTGTTCGCCGACATGACTGTGCGCGAGAATATCCTCATGGGCGCCTTCGTGCGCGATGATCAGCCGGAGGTGCTGCGCGATCTCGACAAGGTCGTCGGCCTGTTCCCGAAACTCGGCGAGCGTTTCTCGCAACGCGCCGGCTCGCTGTCAGGCGGCGAGCAGCAGATGGTCGCCATGGCGCGCGCCCTGATGAGCCGGCCGCGCATGATCGTGATGGATGAGCCGACCATGGGCCTGTCGCCGCTCTATGTGGATCGCGTGCTCGAACTGATTGAAGCGATCAACAAGGATGGCGTCACCATCTTCATGGTCGAGCAGAACGCCAGCCTCGCGCTCGCCATCGCCCATGACGCCTATGTCCTGCAGACCGGACGCATCGTGCTGTCGGGGTTGGCGAAAGAGCTCCGCGACGATCCCCGCATCCGCGACGCCTATCTCGGCGGCGAGGAAGCCGCGCGCGCGTGA
- a CDS encoding alkene reductase → MSRDSSALFSPFRLGDLQLPNRIAMAPLTRNRATPGSDAPHALNAEYYAQRASAGLIISEATQISQQGQGYIWTPGLYTEAQVAGWRQVTDAVHQANGRIFVQLWHVGRVSHVSLQPNGAAPVAPSAIVANTKTFIESGFAATSEPRALELSELPGIVADYVKAAENAKKAGFDGIEIHGANGYLIDQFLRDGVNKRTDAYGGPVENRARLALEVTDALLKVWPKERVGIRISPVSSANDANDSNPQKTFGYLVDQLSKRGLAYFHAVEGATGGPRDIAPFDFLALRKAFSGAYIANNSYTRDLALDAVESNAADLIAFGRPFIANPDLVERLRVGAPLNELDKATLYGGGAKGYTDYPTLEKVAA, encoded by the coding sequence ATGAGCCGTGACTCCTCAGCCCTGTTCTCGCCCTTTCGTCTGGGCGATCTGCAATTGCCGAATCGCATCGCGATGGCGCCGCTGACGCGCAACCGCGCCACGCCCGGTTCGGACGCGCCGCACGCGCTGAACGCCGAATATTATGCGCAGCGCGCCAGCGCCGGCCTCATCATCAGCGAGGCGACGCAGATCTCGCAGCAGGGACAGGGCTATATCTGGACGCCCGGCCTTTACACCGAGGCGCAGGTCGCGGGCTGGCGCCAGGTGACGGACGCGGTTCATCAGGCGAATGGCAGAATCTTCGTCCAGCTCTGGCATGTCGGTCGCGTGTCGCATGTCTCGCTGCAGCCGAATGGCGCGGCGCCCGTCGCTCCATCGGCGATTGTCGCCAACACCAAGACCTTCATCGAGAGCGGATTCGCAGCGACGTCGGAGCCGCGCGCGCTTGAGCTTTCAGAACTGCCCGGCATCGTCGCCGACTATGTCAAGGCGGCGGAGAATGCGAAGAAGGCGGGCTTTGACGGAATCGAAATTCACGGCGCCAACGGCTATCTCATCGATCAGTTCCTGCGCGATGGCGTCAACAAGCGAACCGACGCCTATGGCGGCCCGGTTGAGAATCGCGCGCGTCTGGCGCTCGAAGTGACAGACGCCTTGTTGAAGGTCTGGCCGAAGGAGCGCGTCGGCATCCGCATTTCGCCTGTCAGCTCTGCGAATGATGCGAATGACAGCAACCCGCAGAAGACCTTCGGCTATCTCGTCGATCAGCTCTCGAAGCGCGGGCTCGCCTATTTCCATGCGGTCGAAGGCGCGACCGGCGGGCCGCGCGATATTGCGCCGTTCGATTTCCTTGCGCTGCGCAAGGCGTTCTCGGGCGCCTATATCGCCAATAACAGCTATACGCGCGATCTCGCGCTCGACGCCGTCGAGAGCAATGCCGCTGATCTCATCGCGTTCGGGCGGCCCTTCATCGCCAATCCCGATCTGGTCGAGCGCCTGCGCGTCGGTGCGCCGCTGAATGAACTCGACAAGGCGACGCTCTATGGCGGCGGCGCCAAGGGCTACACCGACTATCCCACGCTCGAAAAAGTCGCCGCCTGA
- a CDS encoding AraC family transcriptional regulator: MLQFTTDEIPAAERFDYWREARGRALFGVTIDIDQDLRSTFKGSFTAFESGGATLAEMAASTYYIKRSESDIARVASDSLIIAHQIKGPGWCDTPMGRGFVDEGMMGTGYSDLPSLCTPSARNGFHFRMIKIPLAGLDLPDRPARQLFLEPTRPQERHSRFLAATFSDLFQRGPALGAEEASDLVRDLAVLGLLTRGVVRPGSPEARKALRAAHLVAARRIMSANLRRPNLSVEQVATTLQISVRQLHVLFAPGGVTFMRALTAMRIDEARRLLIENPLRSVAEIAFACGFESLATFYRAFNALEGSAPNDYRRMRVIDKKKQLLPN, from the coding sequence ATGCTGCAGTTCACCACCGATGAGATTCCGGCCGCCGAGCGCTTCGACTATTGGCGCGAAGCCCGCGGTCGGGCGCTCTTCGGCGTCACCATCGATATCGATCAGGATCTTCGTTCGACCTTCAAGGGCAGCTTCACTGCGTTTGAAAGCGGCGGGGCGACGCTCGCCGAGATGGCGGCCTCGACTTATTATATCAAGCGTTCGGAATCCGATATCGCGCGGGTCGCGAGCGACAGCCTGATCATCGCCCACCAGATCAAGGGGCCCGGCTGGTGCGATACGCCGATGGGTCGTGGCTTTGTCGATGAGGGCATGATGGGCACCGGCTATTCCGACCTGCCCTCGCTCTGCACGCCAAGCGCCCGCAACGGCTTTCATTTCCGGATGATCAAGATCCCGCTCGCGGGACTCGATCTGCCGGATCGGCCGGCCCGCCAACTTTTCCTCGAACCGACGCGCCCGCAGGAGCGTCACAGCCGCTTTCTGGCCGCGACCTTTTCGGACCTTTTCCAGCGCGGGCCGGCGCTCGGCGCGGAGGAGGCGTCCGACCTCGTGCGCGATCTCGCCGTTCTCGGACTGCTGACGCGCGGCGTCGTCCGGCCGGGATCGCCGGAGGCGCGCAAGGCGCTGCGCGCCGCACATCTCGTCGCCGCGCGCCGCATCATGTCGGCCAATTTGCGCCGGCCGAATTTGTCCGTCGAACAGGTGGCGACGACGCTGCAGATTTCCGTCAGGCAGCTTCATGTTCTGTTCGCGCCCGGCGGCGTCACCTTCATGCGCGCGCTGACCGCCATGAGGATCGACGAGGCGCGCCGCCTGCTGATCGAAAATCCGCTCCGCTCGGTGGCCGAAATTGCATTCGCCTGCGGCTTCGAGAGTCTCGCCACTTTCTACAGAGCCTTCAACGCGCTCGAAGGAAGCGCGCCGAACGATTATCGCCGGATGCGTGTGATCGACAAGAAGAAACAATTGCTGCCGAATTGA
- a CDS encoding TRAP transporter small permease: MGAPQQHHDEADAAPGGLLARLRRAAEWISGAMFVAVFLIFNYKIITRYLEHDEAVWADEVSVILFVWIIFWASAFLVRDREQITFDLAYRPLPEQWKRIFSIARHLLIGGVFIWSLHGSIDYILFLWRERTPVLNLRLDYIYSCFGLFLVAVAVRSVVSLVTLLGPRWRSQI; the protein is encoded by the coding sequence ATGGGGGCGCCGCAGCAACATCACGACGAGGCCGATGCCGCGCCGGGCGGGCTTCTCGCCCGCCTGCGTCGCGCGGCCGAATGGATTTCCGGCGCGATGTTCGTCGCGGTGTTTCTCATCTTCAACTACAAGATCATCACCCGCTATCTCGAACATGACGAGGCGGTCTGGGCCGACGAAGTCTCGGTGATCCTTTTCGTCTGGATCATCTTCTGGGCCAGCGCCTTTCTCGTGCGCGACCGCGAGCAGATCACGTTCGATCTCGCCTATCGGCCGCTGCCGGAGCAATGGAAGCGCATCTTTTCCATCGCGCGTCATCTCCTGATCGGCGGCGTGTTCATCTGGTCGCTGCACGGATCGATCGATTATATCCTGTTTCTCTGGCGCGAGCGCACGCCGGTGCTGAATCTCCGGCTTGACTATATCTATTCCTGCTTCGGCCTGTTCCTTGTCGCGGTCGCGGTGCGCTCTGTCGTCAGCCTTGTGACGCTGCTCGGCCCGCGCTGGCGTTCGCAGATCTGA
- a CDS encoding VOC family protein translates to MTFKLDHIVIAVADLDQAVADYRRLGFTVYPGGVHHGGVSHNALVIFDDGCYFELIAWLKPAPDNRWHEVLKKAGEGFVDYALLPQDTERDAAAARSRGLSIEGPIPGGRLRLDGKRLDWQIVRPHTTDLPFWCGDVTPRVLRVPDGDIRTHPNGARGVERLRIVVKDVAVSATRYIALLGPHSVSAGGAVATMQIGPSIVEVAEPWDALSLHLLETRGEGVASLALAGDDVKTLDPALTHGAALSMTL, encoded by the coding sequence ATGACGTTCAAGCTCGATCACATCGTCATCGCTGTCGCCGATCTCGATCAGGCGGTCGCCGATTATCGGCGGCTCGGCTTCACGGTCTATCCCGGCGGCGTGCATCATGGCGGCGTCTCGCATAACGCGCTCGTGATCTTCGACGATGGCTGCTATTTCGAACTGATCGCCTGGCTGAAGCCGGCGCCTGACAATCGCTGGCATGAGGTTCTGAAGAAAGCGGGCGAGGGTTTTGTCGACTATGCCTTGCTGCCGCAGGATACCGAACGCGACGCCGCGGCCGCGCGCAGCCGCGGCCTTTCCATCGAAGGGCCGATTCCCGGAGGACGGCTTCGCCTCGACGGCAAAAGGCTCGATTGGCAGATTGTGCGTCCGCATACGACGGATCTGCCGTTCTGGTGCGGCGACGTCACGCCGCGCGTACTGCGCGTGCCGGACGGCGATATCCGCACGCATCCCAATGGCGCGCGCGGTGTGGAGCGCCTCAGGATCGTGGTGAAGGATGTCGCGGTCAGCGCGACGCGCTACATCGCGCTGCTCGGCCCCCATTCTGTCAGCGCCGGCGGCGCTGTGGCGACCATGCAGATCGGCCCCTCCATCGTGGAGGTGGCCGAACCCTGGGATGCGCTGTCGTTGCATCTTCTGGAAACGCGCGGCGAGGGCGTGGCGTCGCTCGCGCTCGCCGGTGACGATGTGAAGACGCTCGACCCCGCGCTCACCCATGGCGCGGCGTTGTCGATGACGCTCTGA
- a CDS encoding ABC transporter ATP-binding protein has translation MSVTTDTPLLSVRGLTRHFGGLAAVGGVDLDLQQRQLVSIIGPNGAGKTTLFNLVTGLDTPDGGQVKLDGADITGLPAEKLAGLGVARTFQLGRVFGNLSVMDNVLIGAHARLRAARPPIPVVGPLIELGLALARPRSVRDEEERLREEMKAILARFGERLLPRIDQPAYSLSYANRRRVEIARALALKPRLLLLDEPTAGMNQTETAEMQGLVGELKSEGLTILLIEHKLDMVMRLSDRVIVMDEGKKIAEGPGEQVRNDPKVIEAYLGHGSARKEALAEAEEAAS, from the coding sequence ATGTCCGTTACGACTGACACGCCGCTTCTTTCCGTTCGCGGCCTGACGCGCCATTTCGGCGGCCTCGCAGCCGTCGGCGGCGTCGATCTCGATCTTCAACAGCGCCAGCTCGTCAGCATTATCGGGCCGAACGGCGCGGGAAAGACGACGCTGTTCAATCTCGTCACCGGGCTCGACACGCCTGATGGCGGACAAGTGAAACTCGACGGCGCCGACATCACCGGCCTGCCGGCGGAAAAGCTCGCCGGACTTGGCGTCGCGCGCACATTTCAGCTCGGCCGCGTGTTCGGCAATCTCAGCGTGATGGACAATGTGCTGATCGGCGCCCATGCGCGGCTGCGCGCGGCGCGACCGCCGATCCCTGTCGTCGGGCCTCTCATCGAGCTTGGCCTTGCGCTCGCGCGGCCGCGCTCCGTGCGCGACGAAGAGGAAAGACTGCGCGAAGAAATGAAGGCGATCCTCGCCCGCTTCGGCGAACGGCTTTTGCCGCGCATCGATCAGCCGGCCTACAGCCTCTCCTACGCCAATCGCCGCCGCGTCGAGATCGCTCGCGCGCTCGCATTGAAACCGCGCCTGCTGCTGCTCGACGAACCGACGGCGGGCATGAACCAGACCGAGACGGCGGAAATGCAGGGGCTCGTCGGCGAGCTCAAATCCGAAGGACTCACGATCCTGCTGATCGAACACAAGCTCGACATGGTGATGCGGTTGTCCGATCGCGTCATCGTCATGGACGAAGGCAAGAAGATCGCGGAAGGGCCGGGCGAGCAGGTGCGCAACGATCCGAAAGTGATCGAGGCCTATCTCGGCCATGGCTCCGCGCGAAAAGAGGCTCTCGCCGAAGCCGAAGAGGCCGCGTCATGA
- a CDS encoding ABC transporter permease: protein MSSWLDYTINGLIVGNIYALVAVGLALIFGVSRLINFAQGSLFVVGAYIGWVAAARYQLPLIVALPIVAIGAAIVGLLIERFGLRPLQNSVRIAPLLATIGISFVLDQAVMLIFSPNPRALPSGLPETRFQIGAGTIGLLDILIACIGVASAALLFAFLRYTKLGWAVRATAQDRDAAMQMGVDVNRVNQTVFAIAAALGGVSGMLVGMYYNQIDTAMSLQATLKGVVAEVVGGVGNVPGAVIGSLLLGLVESYGVAVLGTSYRNLFAFLLLVVILTLKPNGLFASSKQLPPEPLTGTFIAPSKPLAVPRWALALVVLAFAALPFAAPSPYLLQTLTNAWLFGMLGLSLTLVAGTTGQVSLGHAALLAIGAYSSALLSLDLHLPVGLAILGGGVIAAALGTLLVSPSFRLRGHYVSIATLAIGEIVALTILNWESVTRGPIGVVGIPPLSIFGYELVSAQAVYWFTFTVMVLLALIETRLLGSHLGRTFRAIRDDDVAARTYGVSLNRYKSLAFIFGGFAAGVSGAIAAHLYSYINHETFNTQQSILALTIVILGGLGNVVGAIIGAVALVGLPEIFRIAAEYRILIYGVVLLLLVRFRPQGLMGTV from the coding sequence GTGTCATCCTGGCTCGATTACACGATCAACGGCCTGATCGTCGGCAATATCTATGCGCTTGTGGCGGTGGGGCTCGCGCTGATCTTCGGCGTGAGCCGCCTGATCAATTTCGCGCAGGGGTCGCTCTTCGTCGTCGGCGCCTATATCGGCTGGGTGGCGGCGGCGCGATATCAATTGCCGCTGATCGTCGCCCTGCCGATCGTCGCCATCGGCGCGGCGATCGTCGGGCTTCTCATCGAGCGCTTCGGCCTCAGGCCTTTGCAGAATTCAGTGCGCATTGCGCCGCTGCTCGCGACCATCGGCATCAGCTTCGTGCTCGATCAGGCGGTGATGCTGATCTTCTCGCCCAATCCGCGCGCGCTGCCGAGCGGATTGCCGGAGACGCGATTCCAGATTGGCGCGGGCACGATCGGGCTTCTCGATATTCTGATCGCCTGCATCGGCGTGGCGAGCGCCGCGTTGCTTTTCGCCTTTCTCCGCTACACCAAGCTCGGCTGGGCGGTGCGCGCGACCGCGCAGGATCGCGACGCGGCGATGCAGATGGGCGTGGACGTCAACCGCGTCAATCAGACCGTGTTCGCCATCGCAGCCGCGCTCGGCGGGGTGTCGGGCATGCTGGTCGGCATGTATTACAACCAGATCGACACGGCGATGAGCCTGCAAGCGACGCTGAAAGGCGTCGTCGCGGAAGTCGTCGGCGGAGTCGGCAATGTGCCGGGCGCGGTGATCGGCAGTTTGCTGCTCGGTCTTGTCGAGAGTTATGGCGTCGCTGTGCTGGGCACCAGCTATCGCAATCTCTTCGCGTTCCTGCTGCTGGTGGTGATCCTGACGCTGAAGCCCAACGGCCTCTTCGCCAGCTCCAAACAGCTCCCGCCGGAGCCGCTGACGGGCACCTTCATCGCGCCGAGCAAGCCGCTCGCTGTTCCGCGCTGGGCGCTGGCGCTTGTGGTGCTCGCTTTCGCCGCCCTGCCCTTCGCCGCACCCTCGCCCTATCTCCTGCAGACGCTGACCAACGCCTGGCTGTTCGGCATGCTGGGCCTCAGCCTCACGCTTGTCGCGGGAACGACGGGGCAGGTCTCGCTTGGCCACGCGGCTTTGCTTGCGATCGGCGCCTATAGTTCAGCGCTGCTCTCGCTTGATCTCCATCTGCCTGTGGGGCTCGCGATTCTCGGCGGCGGCGTGATCGCGGCGGCGCTCGGCACGCTGCTTGTCTCACCTTCGTTCCGCCTGCGCGGCCACTATGTCTCGATTGCGACGCTCGCGATCGGCGAAATCGTGGCGCTGACGATCCTCAACTGGGAGAGCGTGACACGCGGCCCGATTGGCGTCGTCGGCATCCCGCCGCTTTCGATTTTCGGCTATGAGCTCGTCAGCGCGCAGGCCGTCTACTGGTTCACCTTCACAGTCATGGTTCTGCTCGCGCTGATCGAGACGCGGCTTCTCGGCTCGCATCTCGGCCGCACATTCCGCGCCATCCGCGATGACGATGTGGCCGCACGCACCTATGGCGTGAGCCTCAACCGCTACAAGTCGCTCGCCTTCATCTTCGGCGGCTTCGCCGCCGGCGTCAGCGGCGCCATCGCAGCCCATCTCTATTCCTATATCAATCACGAGACCTTCAACACGCAGCAATCGATCCTCGCTCTGACGATCGTGATCCTCGGCGGCCTCGGCAATGTGGTCGGCGCGATCATCGGCGCCGTCGCGCTCGTCGGATTGCCCGAGATTTTCCGCATCGCGGCGGAATATCGCATCCTGATCTACGGCGTCGTTCTCCTGCTGCTTGTGCGTTTCAGGCCGCAGGGCCTGATGGGAACGGTGTAA
- a CDS encoding ABC transporter substrate-binding protein gives MSNASRRSLLRLFTASAAGAVLARAGALAQSSDPIMLGVSGPLTGPNAQYGAQWKQGFDLALDEIQAAGGINGRKLAYTFQDSQSDPRQAVAIAQKFVADPAIVMELGDFSSPASMAASPIYQRAGLVQFGFTNSHPDFTKTGDFMWSTSVSQADEQPLLARYAVEKLGLKKLAILHLNTDWGRTSKDVFVAAAKALGATVVITEGYIPEERDFRSTLVRVRDANPDGLILLSYYSDGALIARQVKQVGLKQPICAASSVYSPKFIELGGDAVEGIHLGTRYFPDDPRPEVQKFIASFKAKYGGTEPDAFNAYSYDAMNVAAAVLRIGGTDRRAIRDAFPKVKDVSTVIFGPATFDVESRRVKGAMNAELVVRDGKFKVWDGKKST, from the coding sequence ATGTCGAACGCCAGTCGCCGATCCCTCCTTCGCCTTTTCACGGCGTCCGCCGCCGGCGCCGTCCTCGCGCGCGCTGGCGCTTTGGCGCAATCCTCCGATCCGATTATGCTTGGCGTCAGCGGGCCGCTCACAGGGCCGAACGCGCAATATGGCGCGCAGTGGAAGCAGGGCTTCGATCTCGCGCTCGACGAAATTCAGGCCGCCGGCGGGATCAACGGGCGCAAACTCGCCTACACCTTCCAGGACAGCCAGAGCGATCCGCGACAGGCGGTGGCCATCGCGCAAAAATTCGTCGCCGATCCCGCGATCGTGATGGAGCTTGGCGACTTTTCGAGCCCGGCGTCCATGGCGGCGTCGCCGATCTATCAGCGCGCCGGCCTCGTGCAGTTCGGCTTCACCAACTCGCACCCGGATTTCACCAAGACCGGCGACTTCATGTGGAGCACCTCCGTCAGCCAGGCTGACGAGCAGCCGCTGCTCGCGCGCTACGCCGTCGAGAAGCTCGGCCTCAAGAAGCTCGCCATCCTGCATCTCAACACCGACTGGGGGCGGACGAGCAAGGACGTGTTCGTCGCCGCCGCGAAAGCGCTTGGCGCGACCGTCGTCATCACCGAAGGCTATATTCCGGAAGAGCGCGATTTCCGCTCGACGCTGGTGCGCGTGCGCGACGCCAATCCGGATGGCCTCATCCTGCTCTCCTATTATTCCGACGGCGCGCTGATCGCGCGGCAGGTCAAGCAGGTGGGCTTGAAACAGCCGATCTGCGCGGCGAGCTCGGTCTATTCGCCGAAATTCATCGAACTCGGCGGCGACGCGGTTGAAGGCATCCATCTTGGCACGCGCTACTTCCCGGACGATCCGCGCCCCGAGGTGCAGAAATTCATCGCGAGCTTCAAGGCGAAGTATGGCGGAACCGAACCTGACGCGTTCAATGCCTATTCCTATGACGCGATGAATGTCGCGGCCGCGGTGCTGCGCATCGGCGGCACGGACCGGCGCGCGATCCGCGACGCCTTCCCGAAGGTGAAGGATGTTTCGACCGTGATCTTCGGGCCCGCGACTTTCGACGTCGAAAGCCGTCGCGTAAAGGGCGCGATGAACGCCGAGCTTGTCGTCCGCGACGGCAAGTTCAAGGTGTGGGACGGCAAGAAGTCGACTTGA
- a CDS encoding TRAP transporter large permease yields the protein MSQGLWVLMGVFTAAAVLGAPLGLSMLAAGFAYLISTHQDVGLVVDQTMNGLYNSYLLIAVPLFIFVANVMNASGVIERLLAFGAAMVGHLPGGLAQVNVVSNLIFSGMSGSAVADASGPGLIVARMMTKNGRYPRGFAAATSVVSATLGPLMPTSIPMIFYALIANASVGAMFLGGLVPAGLMALLMMLVIAIIARKRDFPRERRASWAEMPAIFGRALAPLALPGILLGLIYSGVTTPTEAAAIAASYALLLAFIVYRTLRPRQLMTVIADTVRATAMIALIMAGAFVFNYAVANEGVPHLIQATFVKWNLSSTGFLLCVDLLMLLLAIVLDEVTILLVIVPLLVPIAQGLGIDLVHFGIVVVLNMMVGLTLPPHGLLLFVMSGLTGTPLSEIFREVPPFIIAMLAIVLAATFFPDIALWLPRAAGLIKV from the coding sequence ATGTCGCAGGGGCTATGGGTGTTGATGGGCGTGTTCACGGCGGCGGCCGTGCTTGGCGCGCCGCTCGGCCTCTCGATGCTCGCCGCGGGCTTCGCCTATCTCATCTCGACCCATCAGGATGTCGGGCTCGTCGTCGATCAGACGATGAACGGACTCTATAACAGCTATCTCCTGATCGCTGTGCCGCTCTTCATCTTCGTCGCCAATGTGATGAATGCGAGCGGCGTGATCGAGCGATTGTTGGCGTTCGGCGCGGCGATGGTCGGCCATTTGCCGGGCGGGCTCGCGCAGGTGAACGTCGTCTCGAACCTTATTTTTTCAGGTATGAGCGGCAGCGCAGTCGCCGACGCGTCCGGTCCGGGCCTCATCGTCGCGCGCATGATGACGAAGAACGGCCGCTATCCCCGCGGTTTTGCCGCTGCGACATCGGTGGTTTCGGCGACGCTCGGCCCGCTGATGCCGACATCGATCCCGATGATCTTCTATGCGTTGATCGCCAACGCTTCTGTCGGAGCGATGTTTCTCGGTGGGCTCGTTCCCGCCGGGTTGATGGCGCTGTTGATGATGCTGGTGATTGCGATCATCGCCCGCAAGCGCGACTTCCCGCGCGAGCGTCGCGCAAGCTGGGCGGAAATGCCCGCCATTTTCGGCCGCGCGCTCGCGCCGCTCGCGCTGCCCGGCATCCTGCTGGGCCTGATCTATTCCGGCGTGACGACGCCGACCGAGGCGGCCGCCATCGCCGCGAGCTACGCGCTGCTGCTGGCTTTCATCGTTTATCGCACGCTGCGGCCGCGCCAGCTCATGACTGTCATCGCCGACACCGTGCGCGCCACTGCGATGATCGCGCTCATCATGGCCGGCGCCTTCGTGTTCAACTATGCCGTCGCCAATGAAGGCGTGCCGCACCTTATTCAGGCGACCTTCGTCAAATGGAATCTGTCGTCGACCGGATTCCTGCTCTGCGTCGATCTGCTGATGCTGTTGCTCGCGATCGTGCTCGACGAGGTGACGATCCTCCTCGTCATCGTGCCGCTGCTCGTGCCGATCGCGCAGGGGCTCGGCATCGATCTCGTGCATTTCGGCATCGTCGTCGTGCTTAACATGATGGTCGGGCTGACGCTGCCGCCGCATGGGCTGCTGCTGTTCGTCATGAGCGGTCTGACGGGCACGCCTCTATCCGAAATCTTCCGCGAGGTGCCGCCCTTCATCATCGCCATGCTCGCAATCGTGCTGGCCGCGACGTTCTTCCCCGACATCGCGCTCTGGCTGCCGCGCGCGGCGGGCCTCATCAAGGTCTGA